From Streptomyces sp. HUAS MG91, the proteins below share one genomic window:
- the glpR gene encoding gephyrin-like molybdotransferase receptor GlpR: MSSSGLIYAVIVGAWAAYLVPMWLRRQDELNEARPTERFSTAIRLLSGRAGMERRYAKDLQARSPEDERRGDPVDPDAPTDPVDVRAFVTPSAGDRPPAVTERPPADDRPPATHRPPAAQRPAPAQRPPAPGRDHPEPVREPAPETAKSRAARAASAEAQARARRSKVLARRRRTTVMLFLAFTVGAVVAGVGGIAFLWAPAAPALLLSAYIVYLRAQERRRFAYVMDRRRAEIAAQRLRERQPRRRQPATGRATGEYAQYAEYADTAEDGPDAAESATDPGLEALAADRRALVEQTDHAEWVDQQRERQRHPGSGDSWDPVPVPLPTYVTAPVAPRAGGGIDYGAPETWSAARSSPVEEEHAEEQPAADDGRSDARRAASARRSRERGRTPLFDQYDDGADGRPRAANE; encoded by the coding sequence GTGAGCAGCAGCGGCCTCATCTACGCAGTCATCGTCGGGGCCTGGGCCGCCTACTTGGTGCCGATGTGGCTCCGTAGGCAGGACGAGCTGAACGAAGCCCGTCCGACGGAACGCTTCAGCACCGCGATCCGACTTCTCTCCGGTCGGGCGGGCATGGAGCGCCGGTACGCCAAGGACCTCCAGGCACGCTCGCCCGAGGACGAGCGGCGCGGCGACCCGGTCGACCCGGACGCGCCCACCGATCCGGTGGACGTCCGGGCCTTCGTCACGCCCTCGGCCGGCGACCGGCCCCCCGCGGTCACCGAACGGCCCCCGGCCGACGACCGCCCCCCGGCCACCCACCGCCCCCCGGCGGCCCAGCGCCCCGCACCCGCCCAGCGCCCCCCGGCCCCCGGCCGCGACCACCCCGAACCGGTCCGCGAACCGGCGCCGGAGACCGCCAAGTCCCGCGCCGCCCGCGCCGCCTCCGCCGAGGCGCAGGCCCGCGCCCGCCGCTCCAAGGTGCTCGCCCGCCGCCGCCGTACCACCGTGATGCTCTTCCTCGCGTTCACCGTGGGCGCGGTCGTCGCCGGAGTCGGCGGCATCGCGTTCCTGTGGGCACCCGCGGCACCGGCCCTGCTCCTCAGCGCGTACATCGTCTATCTGCGCGCCCAGGAGCGCCGCCGCTTCGCCTACGTCATGGACCGCCGCCGCGCCGAGATCGCGGCCCAGCGCCTGCGCGAGCGCCAGCCCCGCAGGCGGCAGCCCGCCACGGGCCGCGCCACGGGCGAGTACGCCCAGTACGCCGAGTACGCCGACACCGCGGAGGACGGACCAGACGCCGCGGAGAGCGCGACCGACCCCGGCCTCGAAGCACTCGCCGCCGACCGGCGCGCCCTCGTCGAGCAGACCGACCACGCCGAGTGGGTCGACCAGCAGCGCGAGCGCCAGCGCCACCCCGGCTCCGGCGACAGCTGGGACCCGGTGCCGGTCCCGCTGCCCACGTACGTGACCGCGCCGGTCGCCCCGCGCGCCGGCGGCGGCATCGACTACGGCGCCCCCGAGACCTGGAGCGCCGCCCGCTCCTCGCCCGTGGAGGAGGAGCACGCCGAGGAGCAGCCCGCAGCCGACGACGGACGCAGCGACGCCCGCCGCGCCGCCTCCGCCCGCCGCTCGCGCGAGCGCGGCCGCACCCCGCTCTTCGACCAGTACGACGACGGCGCGGACGGCCGTCCGCGCGCCGCCAACGAGTGA
- a CDS encoding GNAT family protein, translating into MLAEGDVVLRPIRLRDQRAWREVNRRNRDWLRPWEATIPPPTPSGPITHRPTYRQMVRHLRSEANAGRMLPFVIEYQGRLVGQLTVAGITWGSMCSGHVGYWVDQSVAGRGVMPTAVALAVDHCFRTVGLHRIEVCIRPENGPSRRVVEKLGFREEGLRPRYLHIDGGWRDHLVFALTAEEVPEGMLRRWRRERPGNNAGPGAPNTMDPGTPSK; encoded by the coding sequence GTGCTGGCGGAGGGCGATGTCGTCCTCCGCCCGATAAGGCTGCGCGACCAGCGCGCCTGGCGCGAGGTGAACCGGCGCAACCGCGACTGGCTGCGCCCCTGGGAGGCGACGATCCCGCCGCCGACCCCGAGCGGCCCGATCACGCACCGCCCGACCTACCGCCAGATGGTCCGCCATCTGCGCTCGGAGGCGAACGCGGGCCGGATGCTGCCCTTCGTCATCGAGTACCAGGGCCGTCTGGTGGGCCAGCTGACCGTCGCCGGGATCACCTGGGGATCGATGTGCTCGGGGCACGTCGGCTACTGGGTCGACCAGTCCGTCGCCGGGCGCGGGGTGATGCCGACGGCCGTCGCGCTCGCCGTCGACCACTGCTTCCGCACCGTGGGCCTGCACCGCATCGAGGTCTGCATTCGCCCGGAGAACGGGCCGAGCCGCCGGGTCGTGGAGAAACTCGGATTCCGCGAGGAGGGGCTGCGTCCACGCTATCTCCACATCGACGGCGGCTGGCGCGATCATCTCGTCTTCGCGCTCACCGCCGAAGAGGTCCCCGAGGGCATGCTCAGGCGCTGGCGGCGCGAGCGTCCGGGCAACAACGCAGGTCCGGGGGCTCCCAACACGATGGACCCGGGGACCCCCTCGAAATAA
- a CDS encoding MogA/MoaB family molybdenum cofactor biosynthesis protein, whose protein sequence is MPDTYRALVVTASNRAAAGVYEDKGGPLIADGLRAMGFQVEGPQVVPDGDPVEAALRAAVDAAYDVVVTTGGTGISPTDRTPEATARVIDHEVPGIPEAIRAYGREKVPTAALSRGLAGVAGRTLIVNLPGSSGGVKDGLAVLAPLLTHAVDQLRGGDHPRPDSRPDAHAGGAL, encoded by the coding sequence GTGCCTGACACCTACCGCGCCCTCGTCGTCACCGCCTCCAACCGGGCCGCCGCCGGCGTCTACGAGGACAAGGGCGGACCCCTGATCGCCGACGGGCTGCGGGCGATGGGCTTCCAGGTCGAGGGGCCCCAGGTTGTCCCGGACGGGGACCCCGTCGAGGCCGCCCTGCGGGCCGCCGTGGACGCCGCGTACGACGTCGTCGTCACCACCGGCGGCACCGGCATCTCGCCCACCGACCGCACCCCCGAGGCCACCGCCCGCGTCATCGACCACGAGGTGCCGGGCATTCCCGAGGCGATCCGCGCGTACGGCAGGGAGAAAGTGCCCACCGCCGCGCTCTCGCGTGGCCTCGCCGGGGTCGCCGGGCGCACACTGATCGTGAACCTCCCCGGGTCGAGCGGGGGAGTGAAGGACGGCCTCGCCGTCCTGGCCCCCCTGCTCACCCACGCCGTCGACCAACTCCGCGGCGGCGACCATCCCAGACCGGACAGCAGACCGGATGCCCACGCCGGGGGTGCGCTCTGA
- the moaC gene encoding cyclic pyranopterin monophosphate synthase MoaC, producing MSTSQGHLTHLDEAGAARMVDVSGKDVTARTARASGRVLVSSRVVELLRGEGVPKGDALATARIAGIMGAKRTPDLIPLCHPLAVSGVKVELSVADDAVEILATVKTTDRTGVEMEALTAVSVAALTVVDMVKAVDKGAVISDVRVEEKTGGKSGSWSRS from the coding sequence ATGAGCACTTCGCAAGGACACCTCACCCACCTCGACGAGGCGGGCGCGGCCCGCATGGTCGACGTGTCCGGCAAGGACGTCACCGCACGCACCGCGCGTGCCAGCGGGCGCGTGCTCGTGTCGTCGCGCGTGGTCGAACTGCTGCGCGGCGAGGGCGTACCCAAGGGCGACGCCCTCGCGACCGCGCGGATCGCCGGGATCATGGGCGCCAAGCGCACCCCCGACCTGATCCCGCTGTGCCACCCGCTGGCCGTGTCCGGGGTGAAGGTGGAGCTGTCCGTGGCGGACGACGCCGTCGAGATCCTGGCCACCGTGAAGACGACGGACCGTACGGGCGTCGAGATGGAGGCCCTGACGGCGGTCTCGGTCGCCGCCCTCACCGTCGTCGACATGGTCAAGGCCGTCGACAAGGGCGCCGTCATCTCCGATGTGCGGGTCGAGGAGAAGACGGGCGGCAAGTCGGGTTCCTGGAGCCGGTCGTGA
- the glp gene encoding gephyrin-like molybdotransferase Glp, with translation MSSATTPSATTQHQLWSVDEHLDDILTTVHPLDPIELQLLDAQGCVLVEDVTVPVSLPPFDNSSMDGYAIRVADVAGASEEFPAVLTVIGDVAAGAAGPDGQPTVGPGQAARIMTGAPLPPGAEAVVPVEWTDGGLGAGPVASMTAHSAAPEGASGEVRVHRPAPARAHVRAQGSDVRAGDKALAAGTLLGPPQIALLAAIGRGTVRVRPRPRVVVVSTGSELVQPGEQLADGEIYDSNSFALTAAARDAGAIAYRVGAVADDAETLRSTIEDQLIRADLIVTTGGVSVGAYDVVKEALTSIGDPDEENGLGAGSGVEFRKLAMQPGKPQGFGSVGPDHTPLLALPGNPVSSYVSFELFVRPAVRTLMGLPAESVQRPRVRAELATDKALTSPSGRRQFLRGVYDAEAGRVAPVGGAGSHLVAALAQADALIVVPEDVTSVEPGTEVEVVVLG, from the coding sequence TTGAGCAGCGCGACCACACCGTCCGCCACCACGCAGCACCAGCTGTGGTCGGTGGACGAGCACCTGGACGACATCCTCACCACCGTCCACCCGCTCGACCCCATCGAGCTGCAACTCCTCGACGCCCAGGGCTGTGTGCTGGTCGAGGACGTGACGGTGCCGGTCTCGCTGCCCCCGTTCGACAACAGCTCGATGGACGGCTACGCGATCCGCGTCGCCGATGTCGCGGGCGCGAGCGAGGAGTTCCCCGCCGTGCTCACGGTGATCGGCGACGTCGCGGCGGGCGCGGCGGGACCCGACGGCCAGCCCACCGTCGGCCCCGGCCAGGCCGCCCGCATCATGACCGGCGCCCCACTGCCCCCCGGCGCCGAGGCCGTCGTCCCCGTCGAGTGGACCGACGGCGGCCTCGGCGCGGGCCCCGTCGCCTCCATGACCGCCCACAGCGCGGCCCCCGAGGGCGCCTCCGGCGAGGTCCGCGTGCACCGCCCCGCCCCGGCACGCGCGCACGTCCGCGCACAGGGCAGCGACGTCAGGGCAGGCGACAAGGCGCTCGCCGCAGGCACCCTGCTCGGCCCGCCGCAGATCGCCCTGCTCGCCGCCATCGGCCGCGGCACCGTACGCGTACGCCCGCGACCGCGCGTGGTCGTCGTCTCCACCGGCAGCGAACTCGTCCAGCCCGGCGAGCAGTTGGCCGACGGCGAGATCTACGACTCCAACAGCTTCGCGCTGACCGCCGCCGCCCGCGACGCCGGAGCCATCGCCTACCGGGTCGGCGCGGTCGCCGACGACGCCGAGACGCTCCGCTCCACCATCGAGGACCAGCTGATCCGCGCCGACCTCATCGTCACCACGGGCGGCGTCAGCGTCGGCGCCTACGACGTCGTGAAGGAGGCCCTGACCTCCATCGGCGACCCCGACGAGGAGAACGGCCTCGGCGCGGGCAGCGGCGTCGAGTTCCGCAAGCTGGCCATGCAGCCCGGCAAGCCGCAGGGCTTCGGCTCGGTCGGCCCCGACCACACCCCGCTGCTCGCCCTGCCCGGCAACCCGGTGTCCTCGTACGTCTCCTTCGAACTGTTCGTCCGCCCCGCCGTCCGCACGCTGATGGGCCTGCCCGCCGAATCCGTCCAGCGCCCGAGGGTCCGCGCCGAGCTCGCCACCGACAAGGCGCTCACCTCGCCGTCCGGCCGCCGCCAGTTCCTGCGCGGGGTGTACGACGCCGAGGCCGGCCGGGTCGCGCCCGTCGGCGGCGCCGGCTCCCACCTCGTCGCGGCGCTCGCCCAGGCCGACGCGCTGATCGTGGTCCCCGAGGACGTCACGTCGGTCGAGCCCGGCACCGAGGTCGAGGTGGTTGTCCTGGGCTGA
- the galU gene encoding UTP--glucose-1-phosphate uridylyltransferase GalU translates to MTDSHTRITKAVIPAAGLGTRFLPATKATPKEMLPVVDKPAIQYVVEEAVSAGLDDVLMITGRNKRPLEDHFDRNYELESALQKKGDADRLAKVQESSDLATMHYVRQGDPRGLGHAVLCAAPHVGHEPFAVLLGDDLIDPRDPLLARMVEVQEQHGGSVVALMEVEPSQIHLYGCAAVETTADGDVVKVTDLVEKPDPADAPSNYAVIGRYVLDPNIFDILRKTEPGRGGEIQLTDALEKLAADETIGGPVHGVVFKGRRYDTGDRGDYLRAIVRLACEREDLGPDFRTWLRSYVTEEM, encoded by the coding sequence ATGACTGACTCGCACACCAGGATCACCAAGGCTGTCATCCCCGCTGCGGGCCTCGGCACCCGGTTCCTGCCGGCCACCAAGGCGACTCCCAAGGAGATGCTCCCGGTCGTCGACAAGCCTGCGATCCAGTACGTGGTCGAAGAGGCCGTGTCAGCGGGTCTCGATGACGTACTCATGATCACAGGCCGCAACAAGCGGCCCCTCGAGGACCACTTCGACCGCAACTACGAGCTGGAGTCCGCCCTTCAGAAGAAGGGCGACGCCGACCGCCTCGCCAAGGTCCAGGAGTCCAGCGACCTCGCGACCATGCACTACGTCCGCCAGGGCGACCCCAGGGGCCTCGGCCACGCCGTGCTGTGCGCCGCCCCGCACGTCGGCCACGAGCCCTTCGCGGTCCTCCTCGGCGACGACCTCATCGACCCGCGCGACCCGCTGCTCGCGCGCATGGTCGAGGTCCAGGAGCAGCACGGCGGCAGCGTCGTCGCGCTCATGGAGGTGGAGCCCTCGCAGATCCACCTCTACGGCTGCGCCGCCGTCGAGACCACCGCCGACGGCGACGTCGTCAAGGTCACCGACCTCGTCGAGAAGCCGGACCCGGCGGACGCCCCCTCCAACTACGCGGTCATCGGGCGCTATGTCCTCGACCCGAACATCTTCGACATACTGCGCAAGACCGAGCCCGGTCGCGGCGGCGAGATCCAGCTCACCGACGCCCTGGAGAAGCTCGCCGCGGACGAGACGATCGGCGGCCCCGTGCACGGCGTCGTCTTCAAGGGCCGCCGCTATGACACCGGCGACCGTGGTGACTATCTGCGTGCCATTGTCAGACTCGCGTGCGAACGTGAAGACCTGGGCCCGGACTTCCGGACCTGGCTTCGCAGTTACGTCACCGAGGAGATGTAG